A portion of the Pedobacter cryoconitis genome contains these proteins:
- a CDS encoding WD40 repeat domain-containing protein yields the protein MLKHLRSLSGHQNPIYALTNSSKAGIFFTGGNDKGVVEWSLEKMSFLKVLMPVKTSVYSLHQYNDLLFVGQRSGEVSIFDLSKQIVKTTFQAHEKPVFDLVTIPEKQEFLTASEDGTVGVWSLTDLSLLYRIRVSADTVRAIAVSADGLQVAFGCKDGVTRIYELHDYSLLHILKQHTLPVTSVQYSPDGKYLISGGRDAQLNFWSLPDYQLQHSIPAHLFSVYGIAFHPSLPYFATVSQDKSIKLWGSDDLKLYKILSIEKNTHGHTHSINKLIWSLDGKYLLTTGDDKLVMVWEWDL from the coding sequence ATGCTGAAACATTTAAGATCGCTTAGCGGCCATCAAAACCCCATTTATGCATTAACCAATTCCAGTAAAGCCGGTATTTTTTTTACAGGTGGAAATGATAAAGGTGTAGTAGAATGGTCATTGGAAAAAATGTCCTTTTTGAAGGTTTTAATGCCGGTAAAAACATCTGTTTATAGTCTTCATCAGTATAATGACCTGCTTTTTGTGGGTCAGAGAAGTGGTGAGGTGAGTATATTCGACCTGAGCAAGCAAATAGTTAAGACAACTTTTCAGGCCCATGAAAAACCTGTATTTGACTTGGTAACCATTCCGGAAAAACAGGAATTTTTAACTGCAAGTGAAGACGGTACAGTTGGGGTATGGTCATTGACCGACCTCTCCTTACTTTACCGGATCAGGGTTTCTGCGGATACAGTAAGAGCAATAGCTGTGAGTGCGGATGGTTTACAGGTTGCTTTTGGCTGTAAAGATGGTGTTACCCGCATTTATGAGCTGCATGATTACAGCTTGCTGCATATATTAAAGCAGCATACTTTACCTGTTACTTCTGTTCAGTATTCACCAGATGGGAAATACTTGATTTCGGGCGGAAGAGATGCACAGCTAAATTTCTGGTCATTGCCGGATTATCAGCTTCAGCATAGCATTCCAGCACACTTATTTAGTGTTTACGGAATTGCATTTCATCCTTCATTACCTTATTTCGCCACAGTGAGCCAGGATAAGAGCATCAAATTATGGGGTAGTGATGATTTGAAACTCTATAAAATCCTGAGTATTGAAAAAAACACCCATGGTCATACCCATTCTATCAATAAGCTCATCTGGAGCCTGGATGGTAAATATTTATTAACCACAGGCGATGATAAGCTGGTTATGGTGTGGGAGTGGGATTTATAA
- the hisIE gene encoding bifunctional phosphoribosyl-AMP cyclohydrolase/phosphoribosyl-ATP diphosphatase HisIE codes for MTIDFEKTDGLVPVIIQDIQTLEVLMLGYMNQEAWSKTQQEGKVTFYSRSKSRLWTKGEESGNFLYVKETHIDCDQDTILIKVTPVGPTCHTGSRSCFKTNFNQNFIFELEKIIHDRYDHPTEESYVNKLRKKGLNKIAQKVGEEGVETVIAALNETDVDFVNESSDLIFHLLVLLREKGKTLADIGVNLEGRHR; via the coding sequence ATGACTATAGATTTTGAGAAAACCGATGGATTGGTTCCTGTAATCATTCAGGATATACAAACATTGGAAGTGTTAATGTTGGGTTATATGAACCAGGAAGCCTGGTCAAAAACCCAACAGGAAGGGAAAGTAACATTTTATTCCCGCTCTAAAAGCCGTTTATGGACTAAAGGAGAAGAAAGTGGCAACTTTTTATATGTAAAAGAGACACATATTGATTGTGATCAGGATACGATCCTGATCAAAGTTACCCCGGTGGGCCCAACCTGTCATACAGGAAGCAGAAGTTGTTTTAAAACTAACTTCAACCAGAATTTCATCTTTGAACTGGAGAAAATCATCCACGACAGATATGATCATCCTACGGAAGAATCTTATGTCAACAAATTGCGTAAAAAAGGATTAAACAAGATTGCGCAGAAAGTTGGAGAAGAAGGTGTGGAAACTGTTATCGCAGCATTGAACGAAACAGATGTTGACTTTGTGAACGAGAGTTCTGATCTAATCTTCCACTTATTAGTTTTGTTAAGAGAGAAAGGTAAAACACTGGCCGATATCGGGGTAAACCTGGAAGGCAGGCACCGTTAA
- the hisF gene encoding imidazole glycerol phosphate synthase subunit HisF, whose amino-acid sequence MLSKRIIPCLDVKDGRTVKGVNFVDLKDAGDPVELAWQYAQQGADELVFLDITATHERRKTMIEMVKSVARQLNIPFTIGGGITEIADAEALLNAGADKISINSAAVKNPQLIADLAKVFGVQFVVVAVDTKLVAGRNMVHLNGGRLITEIETAHWIKQAEDLGAGEILLTSMDHDGTKQGFDCKLLDSISKMINIPVIASGGAGKVEHFTEVFTTTGVDAALAASVFHFGEIPIPHLKNELKKYNIPVRL is encoded by the coding sequence ATGTTAAGCAAACGTATCATTCCATGTCTGGATGTCAAAGATGGCCGGACCGTAAAAGGCGTTAATTTTGTGGACCTGAAGGATGCTGGAGATCCGGTGGAACTGGCTTGGCAATATGCCCAGCAAGGCGCAGATGAATTGGTATTCCTGGATATTACCGCTACCCATGAGCGTCGTAAAACGATGATCGAAATGGTGAAGTCGGTGGCCAGACAGCTCAACATTCCTTTTACTATTGGTGGAGGAATTACAGAGATTGCCGATGCAGAAGCTTTATTGAATGCCGGTGCTGATAAGATTAGTATCAATTCTGCAGCGGTTAAAAACCCGCAGCTTATTGCAGATCTGGCTAAAGTATTTGGCGTGCAATTCGTAGTAGTTGCGGTAGATACTAAATTAGTAGCAGGCAGAAATATGGTGCATTTGAATGGAGGCCGTTTAATTACAGAAATCGAGACAGCACACTGGATTAAACAGGCTGAAGATTTGGGCGCTGGAGAAATATTATTGACTTCAATGGATCATGACGGTACTAAACAGGGTTTCGATTGCAAACTGCTGGATAGTATTAGTAAAATGATCAATATTCCGGTAATTGCTTCTGGTGGGGCCGGGAAAGTTGAACACTTCACAGAAGTTTTTACCACAACAGGTGTGGATGCGGCACTAGCTGCTTCGGTTTTTCATTTCGGTGAAATCCCTATCCCCCACTTGAAAAACGAATTAAAAAAATACAACATACCAGTAAGGTTATGA